The Chitinophagales bacterium genome includes a region encoding these proteins:
- a CDS encoding amidohydrolase family protein → MHLKFTADKIYTASQNKVLQNKVIITNKEGKILAIDDSINHAPEEVQQLQGWLVPGFVNAHCHLELSHMKSKVNTGTGLLQFIEEVITTRAATEDFIQESIANAEQEMINNGIVAVGDISNTTDTFAQKQKGNLYYYTFVEFFDMFQKDRTQATYNQYKAVYDAMQTNSKNQIACVPHAPYSVSKKLFELLQQEHQNEIKTISIHNQETPSENEFLQHNTGALLSFYNKMNLNTDNLLPTNQNSIYYALQYLSPKHRNLFVHNTQTSETDIVAAHQTLGKNQVFWCTCPNANLYIENSLPNYQKFINTNATVCIGTDSLTSNWQLSIFEEMKTILKYQSYLDFETVLNWATINGAKALGLDNEIGTIDINKTPTLVLIDNIENNQITKHSTSKKII, encoded by the coding sequence ATGCATCTAAAATTTACTGCCGATAAAATTTATACTGCTTCGCAAAATAAAGTATTGCAAAACAAAGTTATTATTACCAATAAAGAAGGAAAAATTCTAGCAATTGACGATAGCATCAACCACGCACCAGAAGAAGTTCAACAACTACAAGGTTGGTTGGTTCCAGGTTTTGTAAATGCACACTGTCATTTAGAGTTGTCGCACATGAAAAGCAAAGTCAATACAGGAACAGGTTTACTACAATTTATAGAAGAAGTCATTACTACAAGAGCCGCAACCGAAGATTTCATTCAAGAAAGTATTGCCAATGCAGAACAAGAAATGATAAACAATGGCATTGTTGCTGTCGGCGATATTTCTAACACAACAGATACCTTTGCTCAAAAACAAAAAGGCAATTTATACTACTATACCTTTGTAGAGTTTTTCGATATGTTTCAGAAAGACAGAACGCAAGCAACCTATAATCAATATAAAGCCGTGTATGATGCTATGCAAACCAACTCAAAAAACCAAATAGCTTGTGTACCACATGCGCCATATAGTGTTTCAAAAAAACTGTTTGAATTACTACAACAAGAACATCAAAACGAAATAAAAACCATTAGCATTCACAACCAAGAAACGCCATCAGAAAATGAGTTTCTACAACACAACACAGGAGCATTATTGTCGTTTTATAATAAAATGAATTTAAACACCGACAATTTATTGCCTACCAACCAAAATTCAATCTATTATGCATTACAATATTTGTCGCCAAAGCATAGAAATTTGTTTGTACACAACACACAAACTTCCGAAACAGATATAGTTGCTGCACATCAAACACTAGGAAAAAATCAAGTTTTTTGGTGTACTTGTCCAAATGCCAACTTGTATATAGAAAATAGTTTGCCGAACTATCAAAAATTTATCAATACCAATGCTACGGTTTGTATTGGAACAGATAGTTTAACTTCAAATTGGCAACTATCTATTTTTGAAGAAATGAAAACCATTCTAAAATATCAGTCGTATTTAGATTTTGAAACAGTCTTAAATTGGGCAACTATAAATGGAGCAAAAGCTTTAGGTTTAGACAATGAAATTGGAACTATCGACATCAACAAAACACCAACACTTGTGCTAATTGATAACATAGAAAACAACCAGATTACAAAACATAGCACTAGCAAAAAAATTATATAA
- a CDS encoding type III pantothenate kinase: MNLALDIGNTRTKIGLFKNSKCIKTFVEEDFTTIKLKTVLNNNTITNSIIASTKKPNKTLEKLLEQNTNFVAFNNTIQLPFKNNYQTPTTLGKDRLALIAAAVAMYPKENVLVIGCGTCITFNFKSNKEVFLGGSIHPGLKMRAKAMHQFTANLPLVDLKWNKNSIAKNTIAALENGVLYGAIAEIDGIIAQYQEIYKDLTILITGGDSKILVSKLKNKIFAHSNLTLIGLNKILEHNV; this comes from the coding sequence TTGAACTTAGCATTAGACATAGGCAATACCAGAACAAAAATTGGCTTATTTAAAAACAGCAAATGTATTAAAACATTCGTGGAGGAAGATTTTACTACTATAAAACTAAAAACAGTATTAAATAATAACACCATTACTAACTCAATCATTGCATCAACAAAAAAGCCAAATAAAACACTAGAAAAACTACTAGAACAAAACACCAATTTTGTAGCATTTAATAATACGATTCAACTGCCATTCAAAAATAACTATCAAACACCAACTACGCTAGGTAAAGACAGACTAGCATTAATTGCTGCTGCAGTTGCTATGTATCCAAAAGAAAATGTTTTGGTAATTGGTTGTGGTACTTGTATCACTTTTAACTTTAAAAGCAATAAAGAAGTTTTTTTAGGCGGAAGCATTCATCCAGGATTAAAAATGAGAGCCAAAGCCATGCATCAATTTACAGCAAATTTACCTTTGGTCGATTTAAAATGGAATAAAAACAGCATTGCAAAAAATACAATTGCCGCTTTAGAAAATGGTGTTTTATACGGAGCAATTGCCGAAATTGATGGAATTATAGCTCAATATCAAGAAATTTATAAAGATTTAACGATTTTAATTACAGGTGGCGACAGTAAAATATTGGTTTCTAAACTTAAAAATAAGATATTTGCACATTCCAATTTAACGCTAATTGGATTAAATAAAATATTAGAACATAATGTATAG
- a CDS encoding phytanoyl-CoA dioxygenase family protein, producing the protein MQWLQKYTGFFRRLKPLYVLNNLLHYQQLKHNKALYKQYSIDKSVVSSISAKDFKNSIDDMPWLDQSITTTQQIELKLQNTNFSDEIKQQIIHWKDNGFMIIEQFFNRDLVDRLNNEIEQLIHEKKINTNYTNKKYFNVFNQSNIAKSFIFDERLISILNFILGKEVQLFQSINFIKGSEQKPHSDAVHMSTFPSNYLIAVWIALEDIEFEAGPISYYPKSHLLPNIITEDFTSIHSFLLDDNANEKYEAKIQSLLDKNQIQAKTFLAKKGDIFIWHSKLVHAGLPILHPTLTRKSMVLHFFAKDVICYHEISQRPAIF; encoded by the coding sequence ATGCAATGGTTACAAAAATATACTGGTTTTTTTCGACGGTTAAAACCATTGTATGTACTAAATAATTTGTTGCACTATCAACAGTTAAAACACAATAAAGCATTGTACAAACAGTATAGTATTGATAAGAGTGTTGTTTCAAGTATTTCTGCTAAAGATTTTAAAAACAGCATTGATGATATGCCTTGGTTAGATCAATCAATAACAACTACACAACAAATTGAACTAAAGTTGCAAAACACTAATTTTTCAGATGAAATAAAACAGCAAATCATTCATTGGAAAGACAATGGTTTTATGATTATAGAACAATTTTTTAATCGTGATTTGGTTGATCGTTTAAATAATGAAATAGAACAACTCATTCATGAAAAAAAAATAAACACCAACTATACTAATAAAAAATACTTCAATGTTTTTAATCAATCAAATATAGCTAAATCGTTTATTTTCGATGAACGATTAATTAGTATATTAAACTTTATTTTAGGAAAAGAAGTGCAATTATTTCAATCGATTAATTTTATAAAAGGCAGCGAACAAAAACCACATTCAGATGCTGTTCATATGAGTACTTTTCCATCAAACTATTTAATTGCTGTTTGGATTGCTCTTGAAGATATTGAATTCGAAGCTGGACCAATAAGCTATTATCCAAAATCGCACTTATTGCCAAATATTATAACAGAAGACTTTACAAGCATTCATTCATTTTTGCTAGATGATAATGCTAATGAAAAATACGAAGCAAAAATTCAATCATTATTAGACAAAAATCAAATACAAGCAAAAACCTTTTTAGCAAAAAAAGGCGATATATTTATTTGGCACTCTAAATTAGTTCATGCAGGATTGCCTATACTCCATCCAACATTAACACGCAAAAGCATGGTCTTGCATTTTTTTGCCAAAGATGTAATTTGTTATCACGAAATATCTCAGCGACCAGCAATTTTTTAA
- a CDS encoding Fic family protein, with product MKTFVAGTYKNQNFYKSFQPNLINRFWEVNDMEVLKLLSLADRQIGRLDMYSEYVNIDLFIQMHIAKEATQSSKIEGTQTNIEEAFLKLEDIAQEKKKDWEEVQNYISAMNYAVEMLHTLPFSSRLIKKTHEILLRGVRGEHKTPGIYRISQNWIGGASINDAVFIPPIHQTINDLMADIEIFANDTLNPMPDLLKVALIHYQFETIHPFLDGNGRVGRLLITLYLVNQGILKRPILYLSDFFERNRQLYYDNLMRVRTHNDIAQWFKFFLTGIIETAKNGVETFNDIMKLSKQIDEKIIAFGARSTDARLVIDYLYTHPIIDAAKVGAVISKKSQSAYQLLDKLEKANILTEITGSQRNRLYMFKSYLDLFKN from the coding sequence ATGAAAACATTTGTAGCAGGAACTTATAAAAATCAAAATTTTTATAAAAGCTTTCAACCTAATCTTATTAATCGATTTTGGGAAGTTAATGATATGGAAGTATTGAAACTATTAAGTTTAGCCGATAGGCAAATTGGTCGGTTAGATATGTATTCTGAATATGTAAACATAGATTTGTTTATTCAGATGCATATAGCAAAAGAAGCTACACAATCTTCTAAAATTGAAGGAACACAAACAAATATAGAAGAAGCATTTCTAAAATTAGAAGATATTGCTCAAGAGAAAAAGAAAGACTGGGAAGAAGTTCAAAACTATATAAGTGCTATGAATTATGCTGTAGAAATGTTACATACACTTCCTTTTTCTTCTCGTTTAATAAAAAAAACGCATGAAATCTTGTTAAGAGGTGTGAGAGGAGAGCATAAAACACCAGGAATTTATAGAATTTCTCAGAATTGGATTGGTGGTGCTTCAATTAATGATGCCGTATTTATTCCTCCAATACACCAAACAATTAATGATTTAATGGCAGATATAGAAATTTTTGCAAATGATACCTTAAATCCTATGCCAGATTTGTTAAAGGTAGCATTAATTCATTATCAGTTTGAAACAATACATCCTTTCTTAGATGGAAATGGAAGAGTTGGTAGATTACTTATCACTTTATATTTAGTGAATCAAGGAATTTTAAAAAGACCAATTTTATATTTATCTGATTTTTTTGAAAGAAACAGACAGTTATATTACGATAATTTAATGAGAGTTAGAACGCACAATGATATCGCTCAGTGGTTTAAGTTTTTTTTAACTGGAATTATAGAAACTGCAAAAAATGGAGTAGAAACATTTAATGATATTATGAAACTATCTAAACAAATTGATGAAAAAATAATAGCTTTTGGTGCAAGAAGTACAGATGCGAGATTAGTAATTGATTATCTATACACTCATCCAATAATAGATGCGGCTAAGGTAGGAGCAGTGATAAGTAAAAAATCACAATCAGCGTATCAGCTATTAGATAAATTAGAAAAAGCAAATATTTTAACAGAAATAACTGGCTCTCAAAGAAACAGACTTTATATGTTTAAATCCTATTTAGATTTATTTAAAAACTAA
- a CDS encoding long-chain fatty acid--CoA ligase, with translation MEVKRLFDSLYYQQENHPQKIALAQYKNGQLETYSTDDLVKKANQMSLGLLQLGIQKGDKVATVASYNRVEWNICDFGIGQIGAINVPLYPTISEADFKYILNHAEAKICFVSDKGLYDKVASIKAEVPTLQEIYIFDDEPNIKHYSEVLKLGENGDVNQVKAIADTIDQHELATLIYTSGTTGQPKGVMLSHHNIVSNFLTVRAELPLEAGQTALSFLPLCHIFERMVIYTYVVSGANVYYSDIDTLGEKLTIVKPHFFTTVPRLLEKVYEKIVNKGLLLKGFKKKLFFWALEKADQYEYDQKPSFTFKIADKLVFSKWREALGGRVLGIVTGSAACPLKIARVFSAAGIAIREGYGLTETSPVLTFNRFTEGGAMLGTVGMPIAAVEIKIAEDGEILAKGPNIMMGYYKEPEKTAEVLTEDGWFHTGDVGTFVTSTNGNQFLKITDRKKELLKTSGGKYVAPAPIESKFRENFFIEQIMVVGEGKKFVSALIVPAFPVLEDWAKENGISYTDHADLINNTQVQAKYQSIIDEINPNFSHIEQIKKFKLLANEWTPQTEELTPTMKLKRKVINNKYTVEIDDIYNV, from the coding sequence ATGGAAGTAAAGAGACTCTTTGACTCGTTGTATTATCAACAAGAAAATCATCCTCAAAAAATTGCATTAGCACAATATAAAAACGGACAGTTAGAAACTTATTCTACCGATGATTTAGTGAAGAAAGCTAACCAAATGAGTTTAGGTTTACTACAATTAGGCATTCAAAAAGGCGATAAAGTAGCTACTGTAGCATCTTACAATCGTGTAGAATGGAATATCTGCGATTTTGGTATTGGACAAATTGGTGCTATCAATGTGCCATTATATCCAACGATTAGCGAAGCAGACTTTAAATACATTTTAAACCATGCCGAAGCTAAAATTTGCTTTGTTTCTGATAAAGGTTTATACGACAAAGTAGCGAGTATTAAAGCAGAAGTACCTACACTTCAAGAAATTTATATTTTTGATGATGAACCTAATATAAAACACTATTCTGAAGTTTTGAAACTAGGCGAAAATGGCGATGTTAATCAAGTAAAAGCCATTGCAGATACGATAGACCAACACGAATTAGCGACTTTAATTTATACTTCAGGAACAACAGGTCAACCTAAAGGCGTAATGTTGTCGCATCACAATATTGTTTCTAATTTTCTTACGGTAAGAGCAGAATTGCCTTTAGAAGCAGGACAAACTGCGTTGAGTTTCTTGCCTTTGTGCCATATTTTTGAACGCATGGTTATTTATACTTATGTAGTTTCTGGTGCTAATGTTTATTATTCTGATATTGATACGCTTGGCGAAAAGCTAACCATTGTAAAACCACATTTTTTTACTACTGTTCCTAGATTATTAGAAAAAGTATATGAAAAAATAGTAAACAAAGGATTGTTGTTGAAAGGATTTAAGAAAAAACTATTTTTCTGGGCTTTGGAAAAAGCAGACCAATACGAGTACGACCAAAAACCAAGTTTTACCTTTAAAATTGCAGACAAATTAGTGTTTAGTAAATGGAGAGAAGCGCTTGGTGGTAGAGTTTTAGGTATTGTTACAGGTTCTGCTGCTTGTCCGTTAAAAATTGCTAGAGTATTTTCTGCTGCAGGTATTGCAATTAGAGAAGGTTATGGTTTAACAGAAACATCTCCAGTACTTACTTTTAACAGATTTACAGAAGGTGGTGCCATGTTAGGTACTGTTGGTATGCCAATTGCAGCTGTAGAAATTAAAATTGCTGAAGATGGCGAAATCTTAGCAAAAGGACCAAATATTATGATGGGTTATTATAAAGAACCAGAAAAAACTGCCGAAGTTTTAACTGAAGATGGTTGGTTTCATACTGGCGATGTTGGTACTTTTGTTACGAGTACTAATGGCAATCAGTTTTTAAAAATAACCGATAGAAAAAAAGAATTACTTAAAACTTCTGGCGGAAAATATGTAGCACCAGCTCCTATTGAAAGCAAGTTTAGAGAAAACTTCTTTATAGAACAAATTATGGTAGTTGGCGAAGGCAAAAAGTTTGTTTCTGCATTAATTGTTCCAGCTTTTCCTGTGTTAGAAGATTGGGCAAAAGAAAATGGTATTTCCTATACAGACCACGCTGATTTAATCAATAATACACAAGTGCAAGCTAAGTATCAAAGTATAATTGATGAAATTAATCCAAACTTTAGCCATATAGAACAAATTAAAAAGTTTAAACTTTTAGCTAACGAATGGACTCCTCAAACAGAAGAATTAACACCAACAATGAAACTGAAAAGAAAAGTCATCAATAATAAATACACTGTAGAAATAGACGATATTTATAATGTGTAA
- a CDS encoding long-chain fatty acid--CoA ligase, with product MPEFTRIFDIIHYQNQQIPLSVCMARREDKQTWTTYSTQQIIDKVNQLSSGLLKLGIQKEDKVAIIATTNRPEWHFVDMAVQQIGAITVPIYPTIAKQEYEFIFNHASIKCLFISDKIIYRRIKDVLPNIISLKNIFSFDEVESIQNIKTLYQTNETKQINTIKDTIQPNDVATILYTSGTTGVPKGVMLTHNNIVSNVKGCLQLVTIFPNEKTLSFLPLSHVFERTINYTYLATGASIYFADGLESIAENLQDIKPQYFTTVPRLLERVFEKIIKKSKELNYIKKSLFDWALDLATNLELGQERSFVEEIELNIANQLVFDKWRLALGGNIKAIVCGSAPLQPKLATIFTNAQIPILEGYGLTECSPVVSVIPNRADCYRAGCVGKILPHLEVKIADDGEILVRGDSVMKGYFNDDAATKKTITTDGWLLTGDIGAFTEDGYLRITDRKKELFKTSGGKYVAPAPIENKMKESFFIEQIALIGDGEKFIGALIVPNFEELSSWASTHNIKTEDNTQLIENPKVVALYQSIISENNVNFGKVEQIKQFKLLNEAWTVENGLLTATMKLKRKKIKEAYQDIIQSIYNK from the coding sequence ATGCCAGAATTCACTAGAATTTTTGATATCATTCATTACCAAAACCAACAAATTCCTTTGTCGGTTTGTATGGCAAGAAGAGAAGACAAACAAACTTGGACAACTTATTCTACACAACAAATTATTGATAAAGTCAATCAATTAAGTAGTGGACTATTAAAATTAGGTATTCAAAAAGAAGATAAAGTAGCTATTATTGCTACGACCAACAGACCAGAATGGCATTTTGTAGATATGGCTGTTCAACAAATTGGTGCAATTACAGTTCCAATTTATCCTACCATTGCTAAACAAGAATACGAGTTTATATTTAACCATGCTTCCATAAAATGTTTATTTATATCTGATAAAATAATTTATAGAAGAATTAAAGATGTTTTACCAAACATTATTTCATTAAAAAATATATTTTCTTTTGATGAAGTTGAGAGTATTCAAAATATCAAAACACTTTATCAAACCAATGAAACAAAACAAATAAATACAATAAAAGATACCATTCAACCAAATGATGTTGCTACCATTTTATATACTAGTGGAACTACTGGTGTACCAAAAGGTGTAATGCTTACACACAACAATATAGTGTCTAATGTAAAAGGTTGCTTACAACTGGTTACTATTTTTCCAAATGAAAAAACGCTAAGTTTTTTACCATTGTCGCATGTTTTTGAACGAACTATAAACTATACTTATTTGGCTACTGGTGCTTCTATTTATTTTGCAGATGGTTTAGAGTCGATAGCTGAAAATTTACAAGATATCAAACCACAGTATTTTACTACAGTTCCAAGATTGTTAGAAAGAGTTTTTGAAAAAATTATAAAAAAATCTAAGGAACTTAATTATATAAAAAAATCATTGTTCGATTGGGCTTTAGATTTAGCAACTAATTTAGAATTAGGACAAGAAAGAAGTTTTGTCGAGGAAATAGAACTCAACATTGCCAATCAATTAGTATTTGATAAATGGCGATTGGCTCTTGGTGGAAACATAAAAGCAATTGTTTGTGGTTCTGCTCCATTGCAACCTAAATTAGCTACTATTTTCACCAATGCACAAATTCCAATTTTAGAAGGTTATGGACTCACAGAGTGTTCGCCAGTGGTTAGTGTTATTCCAAATAGAGCAGATTGTTACAGAGCTGGTTGTGTAGGAAAAATCTTACCACATCTTGAAGTTAAAATTGCCGATGATGGTGAAATTTTAGTACGAGGTGATAGCGTAATGAAAGGTTATTTTAATGATGACGCTGCTACCAAAAAAACAATTACAACAGACGGCTGGTTGCTTACTGGAGATATTGGTGCTTTTACTGAAGATGGATACTTAAGAATCACTGATAGAAAGAAAGAGTTGTTTAAAACTTCTGGTGGAAAATATGTAGCACCAGCTCCTATTGAAAATAAAATGAAAGAATCGTTTTTTATAGAGCAAATTGCTTTAATTGGCGATGGTGAAAAATTTATTGGTGCTTTAATTGTCCCAAACTTTGAAGAATTAAGTAGTTGGGCATCAACACATAATATTAAAACAGAAGACAATACGCAATTAATTGAAAATCCTAAAGTCGTAGCATTGTATCAATCTATTATTTCAGAAAATAATGTTAACTTTGGAAAAGTTGAACAAATAAAACAGTTTAAACTATTAAATGAAGCGTGGACAGTAGAAAATGGTTTATTGACTGCTACCATGAAGTTAAAAAGGAAAAAAATTAAAGAAGCATATCAAGACATCATTCAATCGATATATAATAAATAA
- a CDS encoding UvrD-helicase domain-containing protein, which produces MTDFPSSLKIINASAGSGKTYLLAKSFVELLILNPFNYRHILAITFTKKATAEMKDRVLLFLQELAQGKNDDLKQDIVATIKTNYNLEVNHLVQKNALLALQNILHNYANFNITTIDSFFQHVIRSFAKELNLPIGLNIELDTEQVIKDCVDLIFDEYNGKNTVLSNWLEKYINFTIVEDKSWKIKKNIFSLGKELLKEEFDLYYNILDNSLDFDFFEKEIVQLQQKIKALEQTVQEKIDQARAICKTYAIDYSKFSFGISTVDGFLNKAKYLELDGTTRLKKMLDGEQDFLSAKTRKEAPEIALAIENCWHNGLQNILSDIYIFEEENNKEYKTYKSALQNIYSLALLSAINDKVKTYRKKENCLLINDANHWISKITKNSSSPFIYEKTGLYLRHLLIDEFQDTSLLQWNGVLPLIIEILSQYNTTVTIVGDPKQSIYRWRGGKMDLLLYQIEQDIKNTDNIIKKPLEKNYRSKKNIVDFNNFLFNTIKSSLSINRLENAYESIVQESKYKEDDGFIKIEWTTKENHLDSFLNDIQNYISQQQQSNQTINYKDIAILVRSNAEGIKIANHLQANNIPFISTESVLVKNDLSVQLIIALLYYIYDETELFYKYQLESYYTQYHQLGNLSEIFDANKTSWFIDDWLNENKTQLNTLLSLNLSECIYIAINLLNIKTINHAYILRFLDVVQTFTQEKETNISAFLNYWEEKKESIAVLPSSEVNAVQIMTVHKSKGLQFKAVFIPFGNWRLNAKANTIFWAAANNADLSLTHFPINIKSDLASTHFDKSYFLEQELSTIDTINLCYVAFTRAEEQLFVYYIDKSTESKTENNLGDLIKNTLYNNQFNNSIFENNIFKYGSDVIITTKKTTANTIATATLASVNLLNQSIQTHLANQTSFETTIKGKFFHQLMELSFGIGDISNYAMQLNATYLLTNDAVQQIIHQVNTTKTLFANNTWLNKDYQILKERKIIYQKEVLIPDIVFKNENNIVIIDYKTGAKEKSHETQIKKYQVAYTSIFNLPCETYLLYTDDMNLIKVD; this is translated from the coding sequence ATGACAGATTTTCCTTCATCACTTAAGATAATAAATGCATCGGCTGGTTCAGGAAAAACCTATTTGTTAGCAAAATCGTTTGTAGAATTACTGATTTTAAATCCATTTAATTACAGACATATTTTGGCAATAACTTTTACCAAAAAAGCAACAGCCGAAATGAAAGACCGTGTTTTGTTGTTTTTGCAAGAATTGGCACAAGGAAAAAATGATGATTTAAAGCAAGACATAGTTGCTACCATCAAAACAAATTATAATTTAGAAGTTAATCATTTAGTACAGAAGAATGCTTTGTTAGCATTGCAAAATATTTTACATAATTATGCTAATTTTAATATTACAACTATTGATAGTTTTTTTCAGCATGTTATTCGTTCGTTTGCTAAAGAATTGAATTTGCCAATTGGTTTAAATATTGAGTTGGATACTGAACAAGTGATTAAAGATTGTGTTGATTTGATTTTTGACGAATACAATGGAAAAAACACCGTGCTTTCTAATTGGTTAGAAAAATATATTAATTTTACGATAGTTGAAGATAAAAGCTGGAAAATTAAAAAGAACATTTTTAGCTTAGGTAAAGAATTATTAAAAGAAGAATTTGATTTATATTATAATATATTAGACAATTCATTAGATTTTGACTTTTTTGAAAAAGAAATTGTTCAACTTCAACAGAAAATAAAAGCACTAGAACAAACTGTTCAAGAAAAAATAGACCAAGCAAGAGCTATTTGTAAAACATACGCTATTGATTATAGCAAATTTTCTTTTGGTATTTCTACGGTAGATGGTTTTCTAAATAAAGCAAAATATTTAGAATTAGATGGAACTACTCGATTAAAAAAAATGCTTGATGGTGAACAAGATTTCCTTTCTGCTAAAACGAGAAAAGAAGCACCGGAAATAGCTTTAGCAATTGAAAACTGTTGGCATAATGGTTTGCAAAATATTTTATCTGATATTTATATATTTGAAGAAGAAAACAATAAAGAATATAAAACCTACAAAAGTGCTTTGCAAAATATTTATAGTTTGGCTTTGTTAAGTGCTATAAACGATAAAGTGAAAACATATAGAAAAAAAGAAAACTGTTTATTGATTAATGATGCCAATCATTGGATTAGCAAAATTACCAAAAATAGTTCGTCTCCTTTTATATATGAAAAAACAGGACTTTATTTGCGACATTTATTGATAGATGAGTTTCAAGATACTTCACTATTGCAATGGAATGGTGTGTTGCCTTTAATTATAGAAATTTTATCGCAATACAATACTACGGTTACTATTGTTGGTGATCCGAAACAAAGTATTTATAGATGGCGTGGAGGAAAAATGGATTTGCTACTTTATCAAATAGAGCAAGACATCAAAAATACAGATAACATTATAAAAAAACCACTAGAAAAAAATTATAGAAGTAAAAAAAATATAGTTGATTTTAATAATTTTTTATTCAACACGATTAAATCATCTTTATCTATAAATAGATTAGAAAATGCTTACGAAAGTATTGTACAAGAATCAAAGTATAAAGAAGACGATGGTTTTATAAAGATTGAATGGACGACTAAAGAAAATCATTTGGATTCATTTTTAAATGATATTCAAAACTATATTTCACAACAACAGCAAAGCAATCAAACAATCAATTATAAAGACATTGCCATTTTGGTTAGAAGCAATGCCGAAGGAATTAAAATTGCCAACCATTTACAAGCCAACAACATTCCGTTTATTTCTACAGAATCTGTTTTGGTAAAAAACGATTTATCTGTACAATTAATTATTGCTTTATTGTATTATATATATGATGAAACAGAATTATTTTATAAATATCAATTAGAAAGTTATTATACTCAATATCATCAATTAGGAAATTTGTCTGAAATTTTTGATGCAAATAAAACTTCGTGGTTTATAGATGATTGGTTAAACGAAAACAAAACTCAATTAAACACATTGCTTTCTTTAAATTTAAGTGAGTGTATTTATATTGCTATCAATTTACTCAATATCAAAACAATAAATCATGCTTATATCTTAAGATTTTTAGATGTGGTTCAAACATTTACTCAAGAAAAAGAAACAAATATAAGTGCATTTTTAAACTATTGGGAAGAAAAAAAAGAATCTATTGCTGTGTTGCCATCATCAGAAGTTAATGCTGTACAAATAATGACGGTGCATAAATCGAAAGGGTTACAATTTAAAGCTGTGTTTATTCCTTTTGGCAATTGGCGACTCAATGCAAAAGCCAACACTATTTTTTGGGCAGCAGCAAACAACGCCGATTTGTCGTTAACACATTTTCCTATCAATATAAAAAGTGATTTAGCTTCTACACATTTTGATAAAAGTTATTTTTTAGAACAAGAATTAAGTACTATTGATACCATAAATTTATGCTATGTTGCTTTTACAAGAGCAGAAGAACAATTATTTGTTTATTATATAGATAAATCTACCGAATCAAAAACAGAAAATAATCTTGGTGATTTAATAAAAAATACATTATACAATAATCAATTTAATAATTCAATATTTGAGAACAATATTTTTAAGTATGGCTCTGATGTAATAATCACTACGAAAAAAACAACGGCAAATACTATAGCAACAGCAACATTAGCTTCTGTTAATTTGCTCAATCAGTCAATTCAAACACATTTAGCCAATCAAACTTCATTTGAGACAACGATAAAAGGAAAGTTTTTTCATCAGTTAATGGAATTGTCTTTTGGTATTGGTGATATTTCAAACTATGCTATGCAACTTAATGCTACTTATTTATTAACTAATGATGCTGTTCAACAAATTATTCATCAAGTCAATACAACAAAAACGCTGTTTGCAAATAATACTTGGCTGAACAAGGATTATCAAATATTAAAAGAAAGAAAAATTATATATCAAAAGGAAGTATTAATTCCAGATATTGTTTTTAAAAATGAAAATAATATTGTAATCATCGATTATAAAACTGGAGCAAAAGAAAAATCACACGAAACGCAAATCAAAAAATATCAAGTGGCTTATACTAGTATTTTTAATTTGCCTTGCGAAACCTATTTACTATATACTGATGACATGAACTTAATTAAAGTCGATTAA